Part of the Poecilia reticulata strain Guanapo linkage group LG2, Guppy_female_1.0+MT, whole genome shotgun sequence genome is shown below.
GGCCGCTGAAGGCAAGGTGGTCAAGACAGAGCAGACACTGAAGGAAGATCTGACCAAGTTAAAGACTCTGACTGTTATGCTGGTGGATGAGAGGAAAGCGACGGCCGATAAGCTGAAACAGATGGAGAACAAGGTACAAAACAGCACAGGCAAGCTTCAGGCTGAGCAGAACAAAGTTACGTCAGTCACAGAGAAGCTGATAGAGGAGAGCAAGAAGGCATTGAGGTCAAaggcagagctggaggagaaaatgtgttttgcaaCAAAGGAGAGGGATGACTTGAAGGCCAAGCTAAGAACCGAGGAAGAGAGGAATAAAGATCTGGAATCTAAAGTCAATATGATGAAGAAACGGCTGCAGTCACTTGAGACAATTGAGAGGGAATACCTGAGAAGCAAAGCGAAAGAAGAGCAACTCAATACACCTCTGGCAAATCATTTCCAGCAAGAAGACAACAAAGTCAAAGATTTGACACAGGAGGTTGAACATCTAAGACGTAAACTAAAGGATATGAAAGTGGCAGAGGAAGACTCATTAAAAACACCAGAGTATGAAACACTGGAGAAAAGGTTTGTCAATGAACAAGAAAGAGCCAAAGCCTTGATGGAGGAACTGGAAGTATCCAGAAAAGAGCTTACAATGTACCAACTGAATGAAAAGAAGGAGTGTAACCAAGAGCATGTTCTTTATAAACGCTTGAAGGAAGAGGAAGCAAAGTCTAGTCATCTGTCCAGAGAGGTGACAGCTCTGAAGGAGAAAATTCATGAATACATGGGAACAGAGGAGTCTATCTGCCGAATGAAAACTGACCACTCCACTCTGCAGAGAAAACTGACCCAGCAGGAGGTGAGAAACAAAGAACTGGCCCGAGAAATGGAGACGCTAACTCGAGAGCTGGAGAGATACCGACGCTTCAGCAAAAGTCTTCGCCCAGGCATGAATGGAAGGCGGTTTTCAGACCTTCATGTGTTGACCAAGGAGGTTCAGACTGAGCCGCTTGACCTCATGTCTCCTAACAGCAAGACTATGGTACCGCTAGAAAGAGCGGTGGTCAACGGGAAGCTGTATAACGAAAGCGAGGCTGATGATGGCGCAAATTACAGCAATGAACTACAGCTCACCAAATATGGCCCTTCACTTATGAATAATGTCAACAATCTAAACAACAACCTGAAGCGAGCAAGAGGCCCATTCCTCAAAACCAAAGACGTCCATCAGGTGAATGGCAAAATGCAACCACAGCATAACGGCAACCACACCCAGACTGGAGATGTGGTGTTGACCCACTGTCCTGGGCAGCCACTGCATATAAAAGTCACTCCTGACCACGGACACAACACGGCAACACTAGAGATAACCAGTCCCAACACAGAAAACCCTCAGTCATTCACCAGCACCGCCGTCATACCCACAAGTGGAGGACCCCCGAAGCAGAGAATTACAATCATTCAGAATGCCTCAATTTCCCCTACTACAAAATCCATTTCTCCGACAACTAAATCTAAGTGTTCCTCCATTTCAGATGAACCGTGCTCCCCAGATAGGGCCCTATCACCTTTCACTATGACTACTTACTCCAGAGCCATGACCCCAGACTCATGTGGTTCTATAACACCAGACCGAGCTATGTCGCCAATACAAATTGTGTCAGTGACAACAGGAGCGCAGGATCACTCCCTTTCCGCAGAGCCTGTGGAAGTCATTGGTGGGCACACCGTCTTCCGTGTCACCCCGGAAAGGCAAAGCAGCTGGCAAGTGCAGAGGTCGAACAGCTCGGGGTCAAACATCATCACCACGGAGGATAACAAAATCCACATTCACTTAGGAAATCCGTTCATTCAAGCTGCCAGCACCCCTTCACAAGTGCCTGGACTCCAGGAGCAAAAGACTCAGATTATTGCAAACTGCAGCACTCCCGCTGCCAAAGGCATCAGTAAAATCACAAGTAGCATCATGATTAAGCCCACATCTACCCCAATCCAACGACCATCTCAGATTACAGTAAGTAATGCCTATGAGTGACCTCACAGTTCCCAAAACTCTCCATCCCATCCTTAGTTCTGAGTTCTATCATCTTTAGTGCTATCTAGACTTAGAACCTTGTCTGTTTCCCTTCATGTATGAGTTTGAACAGGTGAatgttggatgttttatttttggtttgttttgtggtGTGcgataaaatgatttaaaaaaaagacaagtaaaCACCTGCAtgaaaaaataagtgaaatctGCCTTGACACCAGGTTCTAACTCATGTGCACTTACTGTATTGTGCTCAGTGGCCCATTCGCTATATAGTCTGATTCACACTGATGTATCGTGCCAGTTTTTATTCATCATATTTCACAAACTACATTATGTCTgagctgtttgatttttttctgtttggataattaaagtgtgcaaaaaaaattgttttagtttgtcATCCATGCTTGCTGATTTGATTTATCCAATAAAACAAGCATGCTTTGAATTCAATTAAAGATTAAAGCTGAAGGTAATTGTCTGCAGATCTAATTCTACTCATTTTTGCTGCATGTTAACAGGGTTACAATCCTGTGTGGTCAGTTAAAAACGTCTTTCACAGAGACAGATAAAGAAACTTTCTTGGACTCTCACGTGTTTGCTTGCTTGACCTAAAATCATAGGCTGATGTCATAGTTTCTTAATACAACCAGCGCCCAGAAACCcagtgactgaaaatgaaaagcgGGGTGGAATTCTTTCTGAATGGAAAGTTGGTTTTAAACCTTTAGACCTTAACATGGTGTACCATAAAGCTGCTGGTGGAGAGAAATCATTGCGTGGCCCAAAAATAGCTCTGAACTTACATGTGTTCCTAAAGCACAGGTACATGAGAACTactactaaatgtttttattctatatttttacTTTGGTCCATGTatcataaagaaaataaaacaaaataaataatctaacaTCTGACAGTCAGTCTTTCCAGGATTACgcaattgttttttaaaaaaatttatttattatttttgcaatcaaaataaCTGATTTTCATGGTGCTActtaagaaatatttgcaaggaatattgaaagatgtgtgaaaaataatttcccccACTCATGGTTTACAGGGGAACACAGCTTTTGCGGATCTTTTGTGCCTATGATGAGAgacggtaaatgtgactttttgttgttcactaatggggtatatgccacgagaggtggtcgcgtatttccgtttgaatttatgccacatagattggttccgggtgctgcttgctcctattgtttttacccaaagctgcaagaaaaagaaaaagatgctaaacttaaaatatctgtgagctactggtacaacaatcgagttttgtggtgtgccattgtgtccagtaattagccggtaccatccagtgcttagtttttttcattttcctgctgatatcaaggtgacagcggactgtagccaagacttagccactacagctaacacccgGTTTATAactgcctgctatttcaaaacttgaggatattgaagatccagTGTCAGAAATGGGAAGATGGAGGTTAAAAGGGAGCTGTATGTGCTTCGTTCACTGGAATAATTAGTTGGAGGCCgttaaggaagaattatttatacaattaaatttagcaaaaaatctggctctgattcttcctgttgatcccgggttctctcgcgtggccacgtgtggggacagaaacacaacaatgtgtgttgacgtcacagaattacagaatttaatccaatcagaagaaagtataagataaaacaggaaactggagaaacacagatacaaacattgttacctgagacaataagagagagaaatatcaaggacgtccttggagaaagagctggtgcagaagtaaactaaaatcagctttttctgaattatttcccttgtgcacaaacttttatacctgtaggcaAGGGCGGaggaacgagtctgtcattggggggtCGCATAtcagaaacctgacagatcagtaaatagcttgagcagaaatgtcataaaCTATTGTGCCATCAACATgttagggctgtagtgatacaataatctcacgataccatactctgctcacgatacgatatatattatgatattcagcaaacaatacaattcaatacacttttgcgattttctgaaagattttagagggagagagtgattttggtgacattttgtgattgttatagagttggattgaattaatttaactgaaaattgcatttgtgaagtaaataaagtgcaccaactaccctgctctgaatagtttgataccttttWaaccttgacacttaacatctgaaggaatcactctaagcctgatgaccgaatcactctcccggcaaagcaagcagtgagtgagcaaggtgacagttgtatgttacgatacttgtaaatgaatattgatttttttctaggaaagaaaatatcgatatatatattgcaaaatcgatgttattacacagccctacaGCATgtcagtaatgcgttactctaatctgacccttgttttcagtaacaagtattctaacacGTTACYatttacaatccaataatcagattaaagttatgcatagtataa
Proteins encoded:
- the filip1l gene encoding filamin A-interacting protein 1-like isoform X3, with the translated sequence MDFEWHLIQARDEVITVLKAEKIDLALLEAKYGFVTPQKVLQALQRDAIQGKSDVFQEDIYEKPMAELDKLVEKQRETHRRMLEQLLMVEQAHKQALYKLEDEKKNHGEFMRKSDEFTNLLEQECERSAGNWLKLLIDQEKVYQERKDQEKNKTIESLKEELTKLKSFALMVVDEQQRLIEQLNQKTVKVQDLSAGFSQAQDKLSLTNARLQEEEQKVFLLEAELREQASRHHQDQEAMTAKLTSEDAQNRHLRQKLSALSRQLDELGETNKTLRRAEEELQELRDKISRGECGNSSLMSELEELQKRVLEMEGKDEELIRMEDQCRDLNKKLEKETKQSQCLKAEVDQLNHRITDLEKLEDAFSKSKQECISLKSNLEKERTVSKVLNSELEALKVRVKELEAAEGKVVKTEQTLKEDLTKLKTLTVMLVDERKATADKLKQMENKVQNSTGKLQAEQNKVTSVTEKLIEESKKALRSKAELEEKMCFATKERDDLKAKLRTEEERNKDLESKVNMMKKRLQSLETIEREYLRSKAKEEQLNTPLANHFQQEDNKVKDLTQEVEHLRRKLKDMKVAEEDSLKTPEYETLEKRFVNEQERAKALMEELEVSRKELTMYQLNEKKECNQEHVLYKRLKEEEAKSSHLSREVTALKEKIHEYMGTEESICRMKTDHSTLQRKLTQQEVRNKELAREMETLTRELERYRRFSKSLRPGMNGRRFSDLHVLTKEVQTEPLDLMSPNSKTMVPLERAVVNGKLYNESEADDGANYSNELQLTKYGPSLMNNVNNLNNNLKRARGPFLKTKDVHQVNGKMQPQHNGNHTQTGDVVLTHCPGQPLHIKVTPDHGHNTATLEITSPNTENPQSFTSTAVIPTSGGPPKQRITIIQNASISPTTKSISPTTKSKCSSISDEPCSPDRALSPFTMTTYSRAMTPDSCGSITPDRAMSPIQIVSVTTGAQDHSLSAEPVEVIGGHTVFRVTPERQSSWQVQRSNSSGSNIITTEDNKIHIHLGNPFIQAASTPSQVPGLQEQKTQIIANCSTPAAKGISKITSSIMIKPTSTPIQRPSQITIPLEAFRRPGPTRIPKPNGFGSQKSANSPAINQGSSSAAGIGREPASRMKNSPNLLNRRL
- the filip1l gene encoding filamin A-interacting protein 1-like isoform X1, producing the protein MRSRSNSLEDVAKVKLAQQQNMDMCKQSAERDEHPGRAERRSRRREPPDNTGTVERNNVAKNSASSGAAGRPNGSSAARAGRREKGRDLSRDDLVFLLSLLEGELQARDEVITVLKAEKIDLALLEAKYGFVTPQKVLQALQRDAIQGKSDVFQEDIYEKPMAELDKLVEKQRETHRRMLEQLLMVEQAHKQALYKLEDEKKNHGEFMRKSDEFTNLLEQECERSAGNWLKLLIDQEKVYQERKDQEKNKTIESLKEELTKLKSFALMVVDEQQRLIEQLNQKTVKVQDLSAGFSQAQDKLSLTNARLQEEEQKVFLLEAELREQASRHHQDQEAMTAKLTSEDAQNRHLRQKLSALSRQLDELGETNKTLRRAEEELQELRDKISRGECGNSSLMSELEELQKRVLEMEGKDEELIRMEDQCRDLNKKLEKETKQSQCLKAEVDQLNHRITDLEKLEDAFSKSKQECISLKSNLEKERTVSKVLNSELEALKVRVKELEAAEGKVVKTEQTLKEDLTKLKTLTVMLVDERKATADKLKQMENKVQNSTGKLQAEQNKVTSVTEKLIEESKKALRSKAELEEKMCFATKERDDLKAKLRTEEERNKDLESKVNMMKKRLQSLETIEREYLRSKAKEEQLNTPLANHFQQEDNKVKDLTQEVEHLRRKLKDMKVAEEDSLKTPEYETLEKRFVNEQERAKALMEELEVSRKELTMYQLNEKKECNQEHVLYKRLKEEEAKSSHLSREVTALKEKIHEYMGTEESICRMKTDHSTLQRKLTQQEVRNKELAREMETLTRELERYRRFSKSLRPGMNGRRFSDLHVLTKEVQTEPLDLMSPNSKTMVPLERAVVNGKLYNESEADDGANYSNELQLTKYGPSLMNNVNNLNNNLKRARGPFLKTKDVHQVNGKMQPQHNGNHTQTGDVVLTHCPGQPLHIKVTPDHGHNTATLEITSPNTENPQSFTSTAVIPTSGGPPKQRITIIQNASISPTTKSISPTTKSKCSSISDEPCSPDRALSPFTMTTYSRAMTPDSCGSITPDRAMSPIQIVSVTTGAQDHSLSAEPVEVIGGHTVFRVTPERQSSWQVQRSNSSGSNIITTEDNKIHIHLGNPFIQAASTPSQVPGLQEQKTQIIANCSTPAAKGISKITSSIMIKPTSTPIQRPSQITIPLEAFRRPGPTRIPKPNGFGSQKSANSPAINQGSSSAAGIGREPASRMKNSPNLLNRRL
- the filip1l gene encoding filamin A-interacting protein 1-like isoform X2, with protein sequence MRSRSNSLEDVAKVKLAQQQNMDMCKQSAERDEHPGRAERRSRRREPPDNTGTVERNNVAKNSASSGAAGRPNGSSAARAGRREKGRDLSRDDLVFLLSLLEGELQARDEVITVLKAEKIDLALLEAKYGFVTPQKVLQALQRDAIQGKSDVFQEDIYEKPMAELDKLVEKQRETHRRMLEQLLMVEQAHKQALYKLEDEKKNHGEFMRKSDEFTNLLEQECERLKLLIDQEKVYQERKDQEKNKTIESLKEELTKLKSFALMVVDEQQRLIEQLNQKTVKVQDLSAGFSQAQDKLSLTNARLQEEEQKVFLLEAELREQASRHHQDQEAMTAKLTSEDAQNRHLRQKLSALSRQLDELGETNKTLRRAEEELQELRDKISRGECGNSSLMSELEELQKRVLEMEGKDEELIRMEDQCRDLNKKLEKETKQSQCLKAEVDQLNHRITDLEKLEDAFSKSKQECISLKSNLEKERTVSKVLNSELEALKVRVKELEAAEGKVVKTEQTLKEDLTKLKTLTVMLVDERKATADKLKQMENKVQNSTGKLQAEQNKVTSVTEKLIEESKKALRSKAELEEKMCFATKERDDLKAKLRTEEERNKDLESKVNMMKKRLQSLETIEREYLRSKAKEEQLNTPLANHFQQEDNKVKDLTQEVEHLRRKLKDMKVAEEDSLKTPEYETLEKRFVNEQERAKALMEELEVSRKELTMYQLNEKKECNQEHVLYKRLKEEEAKSSHLSREVTALKEKIHEYMGTEESICRMKTDHSTLQRKLTQQEVRNKELAREMETLTRELERYRRFSKSLRPGMNGRRFSDLHVLTKEVQTEPLDLMSPNSKTMVPLERAVVNGKLYNESEADDGANYSNELQLTKYGPSLMNNVNNLNNNLKRARGPFLKTKDVHQVNGKMQPQHNGNHTQTGDVVLTHCPGQPLHIKVTPDHGHNTATLEITSPNTENPQSFTSTAVIPTSGGPPKQRITIIQNASISPTTKSISPTTKSKCSSISDEPCSPDRALSPFTMTTYSRAMTPDSCGSITPDRAMSPIQIVSVTTGAQDHSLSAEPVEVIGGHTVFRVTPERQSSWQVQRSNSSGSNIITTEDNKIHIHLGNPFIQAASTPSQVPGLQEQKTQIIANCSTPAAKGISKITSSIMIKPTSTPIQRPSQITIPLEAFRRPGPTRIPKPNGFGSQKSANSPAINQGSSSAAGIGREPASRMKNSPNLLNRRL
- the filip1l gene encoding filamin A-interacting protein 1-like isoform X4, giving the protein MVVDEQQRLIEQLNQKTVKVQDLSAGFSQAQDKLSLTNARLQEEEQKVFLLEAELREQASRHHQDQEAMTAKLTSEDAQNRHLRQKLSALSRQLDELGETNKTLRRAEEELQELRDKISRGECGNSSLMSELEELQKRVLEMEGKDEELIRMEDQCRDLNKKLEKETKQSQCLKAEVDQLNHRITDLEKLEDAFSKSKQECISLKSNLEKERTVSKVLNSELEALKVRVKELEAAEGKVVKTEQTLKEDLTKLKTLTVMLVDERKATADKLKQMENKVQNSTGKLQAEQNKVTSVTEKLIEESKKALRSKAELEEKMCFATKERDDLKAKLRTEEERNKDLESKVNMMKKRLQSLETIEREYLRSKAKEEQLNTPLANHFQQEDNKVKDLTQEVEHLRRKLKDMKVAEEDSLKTPEYETLEKRFVNEQERAKALMEELEVSRKELTMYQLNEKKECNQEHVLYKRLKEEEAKSSHLSREVTALKEKIHEYMGTEESICRMKTDHSTLQRKLTQQEVRNKELAREMETLTRELERYRRFSKSLRPGMNGRRFSDLHVLTKEVQTEPLDLMSPNSKTMVPLERAVVNGKLYNESEADDGANYSNELQLTKYGPSLMNNVNNLNNNLKRARGPFLKTKDVHQVNGKMQPQHNGNHTQTGDVVLTHCPGQPLHIKVTPDHGHNTATLEITSPNTENPQSFTSTAVIPTSGGPPKQRITIIQNASISPTTKSISPTTKSKCSSISDEPCSPDRALSPFTMTTYSRAMTPDSCGSITPDRAMSPIQIVSVTTGAQDHSLSAEPVEVIGGHTVFRVTPERQSSWQVQRSNSSGSNIITTEDNKIHIHLGNPFIQAASTPSQVPGLQEQKTQIIANCSTPAAKGISKITSSIMIKPTSTPIQRPSQITIPLEAFRRPGPTRIPKPNGFGSQKSANSPAINQGSSSAAGIGREPASRMKNSPNLLNRRL